One Amycolatopsis sp. NBC_00355 genomic window carries:
- a CDS encoding YbaB/EbfC family nucleoid-associated protein, translated as MTSPNGSNGGLGDLMRDPDETIRRMDDWAAGFAAKAERYQAAQAETERLRLTATSGDGAVSVTVGADGTVTDLTFSNKVKSFPLEELSRAILTTMRRAQSGIAERVAGVMTENLGDEDRDTRTALLDSLRGRFPDPDEPDEPTPPPAPGPPPVPPAPAGGAGVPPAPSAPQASPPQRRPGSDPDEQDNNPW; from the coding sequence ATGACGAGCCCGAACGGCTCGAACGGCGGGCTCGGGGACCTGATGCGGGACCCCGACGAGACGATCCGCCGGATGGACGACTGGGCGGCCGGGTTCGCGGCCAAGGCCGAGCGTTACCAGGCGGCCCAGGCGGAGACGGAGCGGCTGCGGCTGACCGCCACGAGCGGCGACGGCGCGGTCAGCGTCACCGTCGGCGCCGACGGCACCGTCACCGACCTGACGTTCTCGAACAAGGTCAAGTCCTTCCCGCTCGAGGAGCTGTCGCGGGCGATCCTCACCACGATGCGTCGCGCGCAGTCCGGCATCGCCGAGCGCGTGGCCGGGGTGATGACCGAGAACCTCGGCGACGAGGACCGCGACACCCGCACGGCGCTGCTCGACTCGCTCCGCGGCCGGTTCCCCGACCCGGACGAGCCCGACGAGCCGACCCCGCCGCCGGCCCCGGGCCCGCCGCCCGTGCCGCCCGCCCCGGCCGGAGGTGCCGGGGTCCCGCCGGCGCCGTCGGCCCCGCAGGCGTCCCCGCCGCAGCGGCGTCCGGGCAGCGACCCGGACGAGCAGGACAACAACCCCTGGTGA
- a CDS encoding ArnT family glycosyltransferase encodes MGAGRVSGSLPRFAAVPVGIVVAIQAVVLTLLSSRYGFHRDELYFVAAGKRPDWGYVDQPPITPWLARASTALFGETPMGLRVVATLLGMATVVVVVLIAREFGGGRRVQVCTAVATALSTYVLVVAHMLATNTADVLLWSLITFFGLRLLRTGDGRWWLAVGAAAGLGMMNKWLVLLLLSGLGAGVAIAGPRRVFRTWWLAAGIGVAAVLTAPVVHWQASHGWPMLTVAGGISQDDGVENRVLFVPMQLVYLSPVLVPVWIAGLVRPWRDAGVRWARALAIAYPVVCVELLALGGKPYYSVPLLLPLVALGAEPALRWPARTGTALRASIGVVTAVCVVVSVLIGLPVVPATALNGVLLAVNKEPGEQVGWPEFADTVATAWAQVPDKDTAVILTDNYGEAGALEHYGPERGLPRPYSPHMSYADWGPPPDRQVGPVLVIGRIERGSPASRLITGCRPVALHHNAEGVDNDEDGVTISLCDTLTRPWSAAWPQLRRFY; translated from the coding sequence ATGGGGGCCGGTCGCGTTTCCGGGTCGTTGCCACGTTTCGCGGCGGTGCCGGTGGGGATCGTCGTCGCGATCCAAGCCGTGGTGCTGACGCTGCTATCGAGCCGCTACGGCTTCCACCGCGACGAGCTGTACTTCGTCGCCGCGGGGAAGCGGCCGGACTGGGGGTACGTCGACCAGCCGCCGATCACGCCGTGGCTCGCCCGCGCGTCGACGGCGTTGTTCGGCGAGACCCCGATGGGGCTGCGGGTCGTCGCGACCCTGCTGGGCATGGCGACGGTCGTGGTCGTCGTGCTGATCGCCCGCGAGTTCGGCGGCGGCCGCCGCGTGCAGGTGTGCACCGCGGTGGCGACGGCGCTCTCGACGTACGTGCTGGTCGTGGCGCACATGCTCGCGACCAACACGGCGGACGTGCTGCTGTGGTCGCTCATCACCTTCTTCGGGCTGCGGCTGCTGCGGACCGGCGACGGCCGGTGGTGGCTCGCCGTCGGGGCCGCGGCCGGGCTCGGCATGATGAACAAGTGGCTGGTGCTACTCCTGCTGTCCGGGCTCGGCGCCGGGGTGGCCATCGCCGGGCCACGCCGGGTGTTCCGGACGTGGTGGCTCGCGGCGGGCATCGGCGTCGCCGCCGTGCTGACCGCGCCGGTGGTGCACTGGCAGGCGTCGCACGGCTGGCCGATGCTCACCGTCGCGGGCGGGATCAGCCAGGACGACGGCGTCGAGAACCGCGTGCTGTTCGTGCCGATGCAGCTGGTCTACCTGTCGCCGGTGCTGGTGCCGGTGTGGATCGCCGGGCTCGTCCGGCCGTGGCGTGACGCCGGGGTGCGCTGGGCTCGCGCGCTGGCGATCGCCTACCCCGTGGTCTGCGTGGAACTCCTGGCGCTGGGCGGGAAACCGTACTATTCGGTGCCGTTGCTGCTGCCGCTGGTCGCGCTCGGCGCCGAGCCGGCGTTGCGGTGGCCGGCGCGGACCGGCACGGCGCTGCGGGCGTCGATCGGCGTGGTCACGGCGGTGTGCGTGGTCGTGTCCGTCCTCATCGGACTCCCGGTGGTGCCGGCCACGGCGCTGAACGGCGTGCTGCTGGCCGTGAACAAGGAGCCCGGTGAGCAGGTCGGCTGGCCGGAGTTCGCCGACACGGTCGCGACGGCGTGGGCTCAGGTCCCCGACAAGGACACCGCCGTCATCCTCACCGACAACTACGGCGAAGCCGGGGCGCTCGAGCACTACGGGCCCGAACGCGGGCTGCCGCGGCCGTACTCGCCGCACATGTCCTACGCCGACTGGGGACCGCCGCCGGACCGGCAGGTCGGGCCGGTACTGGTCATCGGCCGGATCGAGCGCGGCTCCCCCGCGTCGCGGCTGATCACCGGCTGCCGCCCGGTGGCGCTGCACCACAACGCCGAAGGCGTCGACAACGACGAGGACGGCGTCACGATCTCGCTGTGCGACACGCTGACCCGGCCGTGGTCGGCAGCGTGGCCGCAGCTGCGGCGCTTTTACTGA
- a CDS encoding SGNH/GDSL hydrolase family protein has translation MRRFLAVSTAVLAGLALLTTSGGANPESAVPALAQQSVGGWAGTWAAAPAAGVANTPDGYPGYSIRNVVHTSVGGGRARIHLSNAFGATAVTFGHVTVAVEATGADAVPGTLRSLTFGGAPSVVVPNGAEVLSDPVNLRIPADANLLVTTYVPTKSGPVTYHPAASQTSYFTRAGDFTASESGAPYTEQTSVWHYVSGVDVQGGAEATVVTLGDSITDGVGSTAGANHRWPDYLADRLHGRFGVQNAGISANRLLLDVPGSGAGQNALSRFDRDVLGVGGVRTLIVLEGINDIQQDPHQTDPNAITSAYRQLVAQAHARGIRVLGGTLTPFKGWGVYDETLEATRTAVNQFIRTSNVFDAVVDFDAAVRDPADPLRMLPAYDSGDHLHPGDAGYERMAAAVRLDRL, from the coding sequence ATGCGACGCTTCCTGGCCGTGAGCACGGCCGTCCTGGCGGGGTTGGCCCTCCTCACGACGTCCGGTGGTGCGAACCCGGAAAGCGCTGTCCCGGCCCTCGCGCAGCAGTCCGTCGGCGGCTGGGCGGGCACCTGGGCCGCGGCTCCCGCGGCCGGGGTCGCGAACACCCCGGACGGCTACCCGGGTTACTCGATCCGCAACGTCGTGCACACGAGCGTCGGCGGCGGCCGGGCCCGGATCCACCTGTCGAACGCCTTCGGCGCCACCGCCGTCACCTTCGGGCACGTCACCGTCGCGGTCGAGGCGACCGGCGCCGACGCCGTCCCCGGCACGCTGCGGTCGCTGACGTTCGGCGGCGCGCCGAGCGTCGTCGTGCCCAACGGCGCCGAGGTGCTGAGCGACCCGGTGAACCTGCGGATCCCGGCGGACGCCAACCTGCTCGTGACAACCTACGTGCCCACGAAGTCCGGGCCGGTGACCTACCACCCGGCCGCGTCGCAGACGTCGTACTTCACCCGCGCCGGCGACTTCACCGCCAGTGAGTCGGGCGCCCCCTACACGGAGCAGACGTCCGTGTGGCACTACGTGTCCGGGGTGGACGTGCAGGGCGGCGCCGAAGCCACCGTGGTGACGCTCGGCGACTCGATCACCGACGGCGTCGGCTCCACCGCCGGGGCCAACCACCGCTGGCCGGACTACCTCGCCGACCGGCTGCACGGCCGGTTCGGTGTGCAGAACGCCGGCATCAGCGCCAACCGGCTGCTGCTCGACGTCCCCGGCAGCGGCGCGGGCCAGAACGCGCTTTCCCGGTTCGACCGCGACGTGCTCGGTGTCGGCGGGGTGCGGACGCTGATCGTGCTGGAAGGCATCAACGACATCCAGCAGGACCCGCACCAGACCGACCCGAACGCGATCACGTCGGCCTACCGCCAGCTCGTCGCGCAGGCCCACGCCCGCGGCATCCGGGTGCTCGGCGGCACGCTCACGCCGTTCAAGGGCTGGGGCGTCTACGACGAAACTCTCGAGGCGACCCGCACCGCGGTGAACCAGTTCATCCGCACCAGCAACGTCTTCGACGCCGTGGTCGACTTCGACGCGGCCGTGCGCGACCCGGCCGACCCGCTCCGGATGCTGCCCGCCTACGACTCCGGCGACCACCTCCACCCCGGCGACGCGGGCTACGAGCGGATGGCCGCCGCGGTCCGGCTGGACCGCCTGTGA
- a CDS encoding alpha-L-fucosidase — protein sequence MTTFPRRQALGMAAGAAVALSAAGLTPAGAAVPVDAAPDTPETPIVPPPPPVPVALDAWFSNDGIDSASATGGDFDGSGYTFPAEQLPVGRTATVGGVPFLLGSAAAGAKNNLVATGQTIDLPKGRYFVAYFLVAASYGTTGGTATVHYADGTTSTGSLSGPDWYTGNGALVSSFRYAPGGVVDDNPVSLATGQVWVDPAREAVALTLPATATPAPDVSSLHVFALTLQPVAVGRSALVLDGRSTANLLTDGGPQAAEATVVNAGTVWLGARDRVSVTLDVPGGRTTVPATIRALAPGEQATVRLGLAPNASVPPGTTTNGQLRVTAGRGTLATQQVPITLGVPDFRPTDASLSTHRAPYWFTDSKFGIFIHWGVYAVPAWAPVGQQYAEWYWQNQQDPNGATYAYHAQKYGEGFVYDDFIPMFTAKKFDPRAWLKLIADAGAEYYVLTSKHHDGFALWDTKVSDRNSVKLGPRRNVIAELFAASRKYTPQLRNGLYFSLPEWFNPDNPWMGHAPRNPYTGAPLPYTGYTAGKDFVRDYQAPQVLELIHEFDPDVLWFDIGGDNDSRDVLTEYFNRAKNRRHPKDVTYNDRGGIPDHDFTTPEYTTYPNTVVAKWEASRGLDPFSYGYNRATPDDKYMTAEEVVRTLVDIVSKNGNFLLDIGPDFDGTIPAVMQQHLRDAGAWLKVNGEAIYGTTYWSRMAQLGDLRFTVKQNEAFYVHSLAAPGSRLVIDAPVPIRTGDRVTLLGYRGNLHWSVENGALVIDVPAAARQAGRYAWVFKIAWS from the coding sequence GTGACGACCTTCCCTCGCCGGCAAGCCCTCGGCATGGCGGCCGGAGCCGCTGTGGCGCTGAGTGCGGCCGGCCTGACGCCCGCCGGTGCCGCCGTGCCCGTCGACGCCGCGCCCGACACGCCCGAAACCCCGATCGTCCCGCCTCCGCCGCCCGTCCCGGTCGCCCTCGACGCCTGGTTCTCCAACGACGGCATCGACAGCGCGTCCGCGACCGGCGGCGACTTCGACGGGTCCGGCTACACCTTCCCGGCCGAGCAGCTGCCGGTCGGCCGGACGGCGACCGTCGGCGGCGTCCCGTTCCTGCTCGGGTCCGCGGCCGCCGGGGCGAAGAACAACCTCGTCGCCACCGGCCAGACGATCGACCTGCCGAAGGGCCGCTACTTCGTCGCGTACTTCCTGGTCGCCGCCAGCTACGGCACCACCGGCGGCACGGCGACCGTGCACTACGCCGACGGCACCACGAGCACCGGCTCCCTGTCCGGCCCGGACTGGTACACCGGCAACGGCGCGCTCGTCTCGTCGTTCCGCTACGCGCCGGGTGGGGTCGTCGACGACAACCCGGTTTCCCTGGCCACCGGCCAGGTCTGGGTCGACCCGGCCCGCGAAGCCGTCGCGCTGACCCTGCCGGCCACCGCGACACCCGCGCCCGACGTCTCGAGCCTGCACGTCTTCGCCCTCACCCTGCAGCCCGTCGCCGTCGGCCGGTCCGCGCTGGTGCTCGACGGCCGGTCGACGGCGAACCTGCTGACCGACGGCGGTCCGCAGGCCGCCGAGGCGACCGTGGTGAACGCGGGCACCGTCTGGCTCGGCGCGCGCGACCGCGTTTCGGTGACGCTCGACGTCCCCGGCGGCCGGACCACCGTGCCGGCGACCATCCGCGCGCTCGCGCCGGGGGAGCAGGCGACGGTCCGGCTCGGCCTGGCGCCGAACGCGTCGGTCCCGCCCGGCACCACCACGAACGGCCAGCTGCGGGTGACGGCCGGGCGCGGCACGCTCGCTACCCAGCAGGTGCCGATCACCCTCGGCGTCCCGGATTTCCGGCCCACCGACGCGTCGCTCTCGACGCACCGCGCGCCGTACTGGTTCACCGACAGCAAGTTCGGCATCTTCATCCACTGGGGCGTCTACGCCGTGCCCGCGTGGGCACCGGTCGGGCAGCAGTACGCGGAGTGGTACTGGCAGAACCAGCAGGACCCCAACGGCGCGACCTACGCCTACCACGCCCAGAAGTACGGCGAAGGGTTCGTCTACGACGACTTCATCCCGATGTTCACCGCGAAGAAGTTCGACCCGCGCGCCTGGCTGAAGCTGATCGCGGACGCGGGCGCCGAGTACTACGTCCTGACGTCCAAGCACCACGACGGCTTCGCGTTGTGGGACACCAAGGTCAGCGACCGCAACTCGGTCAAGCTCGGCCCTCGGAGGAATGTCATCGCCGAGCTCTTCGCGGCGTCCCGCAAGTACACCCCGCAACTGCGCAACGGCCTGTACTTCTCGCTGCCGGAATGGTTCAACCCCGACAACCCGTGGATGGGCCACGCGCCGCGCAACCCGTACACCGGCGCGCCGCTGCCCTACACCGGCTACACCGCGGGCAAGGACTTCGTCCGCGACTACCAGGCGCCGCAGGTGCTCGAGCTGATCCACGAGTTCGACCCGGACGTCCTGTGGTTCGACATCGGCGGTGACAACGACAGCCGAGACGTGCTCACGGAGTACTTCAACCGCGCGAAGAACCGCCGGCACCCCAAGGACGTCACCTACAACGACCGCGGCGGCATCCCGGACCACGACTTCACCACCCCGGAGTACACGACGTACCCGAACACGGTGGTGGCGAAGTGGGAGGCGAGCCGCGGCCTCGACCCGTTCTCCTACGGCTACAACCGCGCGACGCCCGACGACAAGTACATGACCGCCGAGGAGGTCGTCCGCACGCTCGTCGACATCGTGTCGAAGAACGGCAACTTCCTGCTCGACATCGGCCCGGACTTCGACGGCACCATCCCGGCCGTCATGCAGCAGCACCTGCGCGACGCGGGCGCGTGGCTGAAGGTCAACGGCGAAGCCATCTACGGCACGACCTACTGGTCACGGATGGCCCAGCTGGGCGACCTGCGGTTCACGGTCAAGCAGAACGAGGCCTTCTACGTGCACTCGCTCGCCGCGCCGGGCAGCCGGCTGGTCATCGACGCGCCGGTGCCGATCCGCACGGGTGACCGCGTCACGCTGCTGGGCTACCGCGGGAACCTGCACTGGAGCGTCGAGAACGGCGCATTGGTGATCGACGTCCCGGCGGCGGCCCGGCAAGCGGGCCGCTACGCGTGGGTGTTCAAGATCGCCTGGAGCTGA
- a CDS encoding GNAT family N-acetyltransferase, which produces MTGLITGSRVRLRPAAVTDAARFEEILSHPEVARWWADAEDPVAAQVSYLLDPDEGTTTYAIEHADVVVGIELAFEEADPQYRHAGIDIAVHPDFQGHGLGSDAIRTLAEYLFTVRGHHRLVIDPAADNKAAIKLYEALGFRPVGTMRSYERGLDGSWHDGLLMDLLAEDLVPLAALAGA; this is translated from the coding sequence ATGACCGGCCTGATCACCGGAAGCCGTGTCCGGCTGCGGCCCGCCGCAGTCACGGACGCCGCCCGGTTCGAGGAGATCCTGTCGCATCCCGAGGTCGCCCGCTGGTGGGCCGACGCCGAGGATCCGGTGGCCGCCCAGGTGTCCTATCTGCTGGACCCCGACGAGGGCACCACGACCTACGCCATCGAACACGCGGACGTCGTGGTCGGTATCGAGCTGGCGTTCGAAGAAGCCGACCCGCAGTACCGGCACGCCGGCATCGACATCGCCGTGCACCCGGACTTCCAGGGCCACGGCCTCGGCTCGGACGCCATCCGGACGCTGGCCGAGTACCTGTTCACGGTGCGCGGGCACCACCGGCTGGTGATCGACCCGGCCGCGGACAACAAGGCCGCGATCAAGCTCTACGAGGCCCTCGGTTTCCGGCCGGTCGGCACGATGCGCTCCTACGAACGCGGGCTCGACGGCAGCTGGCACGACGGACTGCTGATGGACCTGCTGGCCGAAGACCTGGTTCCGCTGGCGGCATTGGCCGGCGCGTGA
- a CDS encoding type VII secretion target, whose translation MTAGGFEVEPDDLVAHASHVDSLVDRLNTAVSASDSAMSDHAYGLLCAFLPPIIRPTGEQAQDTLKASIEGVKGLSDNVRTAAQSYRDGEEGNAQPFERQLTAAPRQAEVKVSS comes from the coding sequence ATGACGGCGGGCGGCTTCGAGGTCGAACCGGACGACCTGGTCGCGCACGCGAGTCACGTCGACAGCCTGGTGGACCGGCTGAACACGGCGGTCTCCGCGTCCGACTCGGCGATGTCGGACCACGCGTACGGGCTGCTGTGCGCGTTCCTGCCGCCGATCATCCGGCCCACGGGTGAGCAGGCGCAGGACACGCTGAAGGCGTCGATCGAGGGTGTGAAAGGCCTTTCGGACAACGTCCGGACGGCCGCGCAGTCCTATCGCGACGGTGAAGAGGGCAACGCGCAGCCGTTCGAGCGCCAGCTCACGGCGGCGCCGCGACAGGCTGAAGTGAAGGTGAGTTCATGA